A part of Candidatus Thermoplasmatota archaeon genomic DNA contains:
- a CDS encoding response regulator: MTKKIMIVDDSRLITYTVKDGLETLDPNYTVIEVDSGKKCFELLEKNKIPDLILLDIMMPEMNGWEVYKKLRKHESWKKIPVAFLTAKTDNFSRGFGKILGDAYIEKPFEIKDLKQRIDKLLEKPYELSETKLKIIEDVLEHIPDA, translated from the coding sequence GTGACTAAAAAGATTATGATTGTTGATGATAGTCGTCTCATTACGTATACTGTGAAAGATGGACTTGAAACGCTTGATCCAAACTATACGGTTATTGAAGTTGACAGCGGGAAAAAATGTTTTGAACTCCTTGAAAAAAACAAAATACCCGATCTGATCCTTCTCGACATTATGATGCCTGAGATGAACGGTTGGGAAGTGTATAAAAAACTTCGAAAACATGAATCTTGGAAAAAAATCCCAGTGGCGTTTCTCACTGCTAAAACTGATAATTTCAGCCGTGGTTTTGGGAAGATTCTTGGAGATGCGTATATTGAAAAACCGTTTGAGATCAAAGATTTAAAACAACGTATTGACAAACTTCTTGAGAAGCCGTACGAACTTTCAGAAACAAAATTAAAAATCATCGAAGATGTTTTAGAACACATCCCTGATGCTTAG
- the aspS gene encoding aspartate--tRNA(Asn) ligase: MIRTHYSKAITKKDYNTVVTVAGWVEEVRNLGSIAFVILRDRFGTLQLTVLKKQTPELFTQLVGLSRESVIRVQGLCKENEKVRNGYEILPDHLEILSVAETPLPLGVVDKVEADFDTRLDNRVLDLRKPEIQAIFTIRSEILSAAHSFLHEHDFLEVHTPKIIGSSSEGGTDMFSVRYFEKNAFLAQSPQLYKQALMATGFDRVYEIAWYFRAEEHNTRRHLNESTAVDIEMAYIENEEEVMGILERLVQAMWQRAHECTRELDVLRKKLTVPEIPFRRIRYDDAVDQLQTHHSPIVWGNDLTTEDEKLLGELMQKEGTDFYFITRYPLECKPFYTMPEGKKHSRGFDLECKGVELASGSQRIHTLQLLEERICAKGLNPDDFSAYLQSFRFGMPPHGGFGFGIERFLMELLDIKNIRECILFPRDRTRITP; encoded by the coding sequence ATGATTCGAACGCATTATTCAAAGGCAATTACAAAAAAAGACTATAACACAGTGGTTACTGTTGCTGGATGGGTTGAAGAGGTTCGTAATCTTGGTTCCATTGCTTTTGTCATTCTCCGTGATCGTTTTGGAACCCTGCAGCTGACGGTTCTTAAAAAACAAACTCCTGAGCTTTTTACTCAACTGGTTGGTTTGTCTCGTGAATCGGTTATTCGTGTTCAAGGTCTATGTAAGGAAAATGAAAAAGTACGCAATGGATACGAAATTTTACCAGATCATCTTGAAATATTGTCGGTTGCTGAGACACCATTGCCACTTGGTGTTGTTGATAAGGTTGAGGCTGATTTTGATACCAGACTTGATAATCGGGTTTTAGATTTACGAAAGCCAGAGATTCAGGCGATTTTTACAATCCGTTCAGAGATCCTCTCAGCGGCACATAGCTTCTTGCATGAACATGATTTTCTCGAAGTTCATACACCAAAGATTATTGGGAGTTCTTCTGAGGGGGGAACTGATATGTTTTCAGTTCGATATTTTGAAAAAAACGCATTTCTAGCTCAATCTCCTCAGTTGTATAAACAAGCATTAATGGCCACTGGTTTTGATCGTGTCTATGAGATTGCTTGGTATTTCCGTGCTGAAGAGCATAACACCCGTCGGCATTTGAATGAATCAACTGCTGTTGATATTGAAATGGCGTATATTGAAAATGAAGAAGAGGTTATGGGTATTCTTGAAAGGTTAGTTCAGGCGATGTGGCAGCGTGCACATGAGTGTACCCGTGAGCTTGATGTTCTTCGAAAAAAACTGACTGTTCCTGAGATTCCGTTTCGTCGGATTCGGTATGATGATGCAGTTGATCAGCTTCAGACGCATCATTCACCAATTGTCTGGGGTAATGATTTGACCACTGAGGATGAAAAACTCCTTGGTGAGCTCATGCAAAAAGAAGGTACTGATTTTTATTTTATTACTCGGTATCCTCTTGAATGTAAACCGTTTTATACGATGCCTGAAGGAAAGAAACATTCACGTGGTTTTGATCTGGAGTGTAAGGGTGTTGAGCTTGCATCAGGTAGTCAGCGTATTCATACGTTACAGCTTCTTGAAGAACGTATCTGCGCCAAAGGGCTCAATCCCGATGATTTTTCTGCATATCTTCAATCATTTCGATTTGGTATGCCTCCCCACGGTGGTTTTGGTTTTGGAATTGAGCGTTTTCTCATGGAATTGCTTGATATTAAAAATATTCGTGAATGTATTTTGTTTCCGCGTGATCGGACACGAATAACACCTTGA
- a CDS encoding 4-phosphopantoate--beta-alanine ligase, whose product MDKIPLNHPRYHSLMTREKIARGMRAGFVHETGLIAHGRGEAFDYLFGEQTQWFAEHATKTAAACLLCAHHPIISVNGNVAALVANDIVRLSKIIPAGLEVNLFHRTRKRVKKIIRLLHTQGASFVYGLAEDARIPHLDHDRAICDKQGIFSADVILVPLEDGDRCQALRALGKVVITIDLNPLSRTAKTAHITIVDNVTRAVPNLIRFVNELKSTSHEELQVMVSCWDNQKNLQDSLCFLSQRLKTIGEYPE is encoded by the coding sequence ATGGATAAAATACCATTAAATCACCCACGATATCATTCTTTGATGACTCGAGAAAAAATCGCCCGAGGTATGCGTGCTGGTTTTGTTCATGAAACCGGTTTGATCGCCCATGGCCGTGGTGAAGCGTTTGATTATCTTTTTGGGGAGCAAACCCAATGGTTTGCAGAACACGCAACAAAGACGGCAGCAGCATGTCTTCTTTGTGCCCATCATCCAATAATTTCAGTGAATGGCAATGTGGCAGCATTAGTTGCTAACGATATTGTTCGTCTATCAAAGATCATTCCAGCGGGTCTTGAAGTAAACCTTTTCCACCGGACGAGAAAACGGGTGAAAAAAATTATACGTCTTTTACACACGCAGGGTGCTTCTTTTGTGTATGGTTTAGCAGAAGATGCGCGGATACCGCACCTTGATCATGATCGAGCTATCTGTGACAAACAAGGTATTTTTTCTGCTGATGTGATTTTAGTTCCTCTTGAGGATGGTGATCGATGTCAGGCATTGCGGGCTCTGGGTAAGGTTGTGATAACGATTGATTTGAATCCGTTATCGCGGACGGCAAAAACCGCCCATATTACGATTGTTGATAATGTTACTCGAGCTGTACCAAACCTTATTCGTTTCGTTAACGAATTGAAGTCAACTTCACATGAAGAGCTTCAAGTCATGGTATCTTGTTGGGATAATCAAAAAAATCTTCAGGATTCTTTGTGTTTTCTGTCACAAAGACTAAAAACAATTGGTGAATACCCTGAGTAG
- a CDS encoding PAC2 family protein, translated as MEDVEIVDFEQYDLTNATVIAGFPSIGLVSTIVANYLIDALGLKQVGALNSPYFPTLSVVHTGEPLSPVRIYAGGLSNGQKIAVFVSEFKPKPNLINSLSNSIMNWVKKKNCRLLISPEGMVVEGKSAEEEVTVEAYAIGSTEKARLMLQAHNIAQFKNGIIAGVSGVLLNIGRQEKFDVISILSEAHPNYPDARAAASAINVIATLIGVEINVGPLYEEAERIEKQLQKFHKQAKPVVSAAGPAPQPSMYG; from the coding sequence GTGGAAGATGTTGAAATCGTCGATTTTGAACAATATGATCTTACGAATGCAACAGTAATCGCTGGTTTTCCGTCGATTGGTCTTGTTAGTACGATTGTTGCCAATTACCTGATTGATGCGTTGGGTTTGAAACAGGTTGGTGCGTTGAACTCTCCGTATTTTCCGACACTTTCAGTAGTTCATACTGGGGAGCCCTTGTCACCAGTTCGTATCTATGCTGGAGGACTATCAAATGGTCAGAAAATCGCTGTTTTTGTCTCTGAGTTTAAACCAAAGCCAAACCTCATTAATTCATTGTCAAATTCAATTATGAATTGGGTAAAGAAGAAGAACTGTCGTCTTCTGATTTCACCGGAGGGTATGGTTGTTGAAGGAAAATCTGCTGAAGAGGAAGTAACAGTTGAGGCATATGCGATAGGATCAACAGAGAAAGCACGGTTAATGCTCCAGGCACATAATATCGCTCAGTTTAAAAATGGTATTATTGCTGGTGTTTCCGGAGTTCTTCTGAATATCGGACGGCAGGAAAAGTTTGATGTGATTTCGATTCTTTCTGAGGCACATCCAAATTATCCTGATGCACGTGCAGCTGCTTCCGCGATTAACGTTATTGCAACGTTGATCGGTGTTGAGATCAATGTTGGTCCGCTTTACGAGGAAGCAGAACGGATTGAAAAGCAACTTCAGAAGTTCCATAAACAGGCAAAACCTGTGGTTTCTGCAGCTGGTCCAGCACCACAGCCAAGTATGTATGGATAA
- a CDS encoding chemotaxis protein CheW — protein MPVGTESNTTKKSFNEQQLVVFELAGEEFGVNINKVKEIIRWEEVTRIPNTLPFIKGVINLRGNIIVVNDLAMKLGLPSKPVDDDTRILVVEVGNNTVGMIVDSATEVLRLEGEKIRDAPSMITSSIDHNYIEGVGILDEKRLLTLLDLSKVLESKDYEQIWQAQKTAEQNLKTLEEKKSAS, from the coding sequence ATGCCTGTTGGAACTGAAAGCAACACAACGAAAAAGTCGTTTAATGAGCAGCAGTTGGTGGTGTTTGAGCTCGCTGGCGAAGAGTTCGGGGTGAATATCAATAAAGTCAAAGAAATCATCCGCTGGGAAGAAGTAACCCGTATTCCAAATACACTTCCTTTCATTAAAGGAGTGATTAATCTCCGTGGAAATATTATTGTGGTCAATGATCTTGCGATGAAGCTAGGATTGCCGTCGAAACCGGTGGATGATGATACGAGGATTTTGGTGGTTGAGGTAGGGAATAATACGGTAGGTATGATCGTGGATAGTGCGACTGAAGTACTACGACTTGAAGGTGAGAAGATTCGTGATGCGCCGAGTATGATTACGAGCAGTATTGACCATAATTATATTGAGGGTGTTGGTATTTTGGATGAGAAGCGTTTGTTGACGTTGCTTGATTTGAGCAAGGTTCTTGAATCAAAGGATTATGAGCAGATTTGGCAAGCGCAGAAAACTGCAGAGCAAAACCTTAAAACACTCGAAGAAAAAAAATCTGCTAGTTGA
- a CDS encoding bacteriohemerythrin: MALMNWDASFSVNVKEIDIQHQRLVEMLNQLHELMKVGQGKTAIAPILDELITYAGTHFSTEEKYFDQFRFSEAVRHKAEHKQFVQKVLAFQNDFKTGRTVLTMDVMNFLRDWLVNHIKGTDKRYSQCFNEHGLY; the protein is encoded by the coding sequence ATGGCTTTAATGAACTGGGATGCATCATTTAGTGTTAACGTCAAGGAGATCGACATCCAACATCAAAGACTCGTAGAAATGTTAAATCAACTCCATGAACTGATGAAAGTCGGTCAAGGAAAGACAGCTATAGCACCAATTCTTGACGAGCTCATCACCTACGCTGGAACACATTTCAGCACTGAAGAAAAATACTTTGATCAATTCCGTTTTTCAGAAGCAGTACGACATAAAGCAGAACATAAACAATTCGTCCAAAAAGTCCTTGCGTTCCAAAATGATTTCAAAACAGGAAGAACAGTATTAACTATGGATGTAATGAATTTTCTCAGAGATTGGTTGGTAAACCATATCAAAGGAACCGATAAACGATATTCACAATGTTTCAATGAACATGGGTTATACTAA
- a CDS encoding PAS domain S-box protein yields MGWCEVSKEPDIVRELRLQEQMQALHNSMQTNSFLEHKEHNGEQDTYHLFSEIEHIIHDTSQYQIAHEHDSDTPASRLTNIEKLLYEITSDLMVYLDARGRVIMVNPAARTYSGFSDREVVGQPFWRIPGLLHGNLLLLALRIFKNVLLGQHLKNVPVEFYDKEQRKHLLNVSTYPIKENNRLRFILVVGKDITSQREDLEKFRNLVERANDGILIIKDSIVRYVNPRLAEMWGGTVEEIIGTSFLEYVDPTERKKILQYYKQRLEGRSVPVTYETVLIRKDGKKVYADINAGLIPYEGGNADFVIIRDKTQEKESEKRVRESEQRYRTIFHHAADGIIILDNKNTIYDINQTALEISGYSREELVGRNIRSLSDIIEKGTFFTMIQNNIKRKLGMSVDPYEVKIITKKGDVRDVEINAVPYTLENGTQGLLAVLRDVTQRKKAEATLIENEERYRSLFEQTYDMIQSVDLQGHFMYVNPAWMAILGYSKEELSKLVLTDIIHAEDLPKCVELFSRVLGGEKIQHIETKFITKDGAAVLVEGNAIPRYCRGKVIGTQGIFRDITQRKKAETELKKSEKRFRDLAELLPESIFESDLQGKITYGNKKAFTLFGYEPSDLDKGLYITQLLDPKELQKFKENYYNTLSGKSSHGNEYIFVKKDGTKIPMMIYSVPIYEDTSVVGTRGVAVDLTELKKAYTEIEQLLKMKDEFINQLGHDLKTPLSPLVNLLPMVLEREQDAKSRERLQVAISCVNYMKDLVVKTIELAKLNSDKIEFEFETVDIGSLVQSIINRDKYLFEGKQITIENHITSPLLVTVDRLRIEEVFDNLLSNARKYTVQHPGKIILRSSITNDTLTISVTDTGVGLREDQRELIFQEFYKGDSSRHELDSSGLGLSITKRIIEKHGGKIWAESPGIGKGTTMFFTLPMNKRKDT; encoded by the coding sequence ATGGGATGGTGTGAGGTGAGCAAAGAACCTGATATTGTTCGAGAGCTTCGACTGCAAGAACAAATGCAGGCACTTCATAATTCAATGCAGACGAATTCCTTCTTGGAACACAAGGAACACAATGGTGAACAAGATACTTATCATCTTTTTTCTGAAATCGAACACATTATTCATGATACAAGTCAGTATCAGATTGCGCATGAGCATGATTCTGATACTCCCGCAAGCAGATTGACCAATATCGAAAAACTTCTCTATGAAATTACAAGCGATTTAATGGTTTATCTGGATGCACGCGGCCGTGTGATCATGGTGAACCCAGCGGCACGGACGTATTCTGGTTTTTCTGATAGGGAAGTGGTTGGTCAGCCTTTCTGGAGAATCCCTGGTTTGTTACATGGTAACCTTCTGTTACTTGCTTTGAGAATTTTTAAAAACGTTCTTCTTGGTCAGCATCTCAAAAACGTTCCCGTTGAGTTCTATGATAAAGAGCAGAGAAAACATCTTCTAAATGTTTCTACCTATCCTATAAAGGAAAATAATCGCTTACGGTTTATTCTTGTTGTTGGAAAGGACATTACATCTCAGCGGGAGGATTTGGAGAAATTTCGAAATCTCGTTGAACGGGCGAACGATGGGATCCTCATTATTAAAGATTCAATCGTTCGATACGTCAATCCCCGTCTTGCAGAGATGTGGGGTGGTACTGTTGAAGAGATTATTGGAACCTCTTTTCTTGAGTATGTTGATCCAACAGAGCGAAAAAAAATTCTTCAGTACTATAAACAACGACTCGAGGGACGTTCTGTTCCTGTAACGTATGAAACAGTTCTTATTCGTAAAGATGGGAAAAAGGTATATGCAGATATTAATGCTGGTTTGATTCCATATGAAGGTGGCAATGCTGATTTTGTTATTATTCGTGATAAAACTCAAGAGAAAGAATCTGAAAAGAGAGTACGTGAGAGTGAACAACGATATCGGACAATTTTTCACCATGCAGCAGATGGTATCATAATCCTTGACAATAAGAATACTATTTACGATATCAATCAGACGGCATTAGAGATTAGCGGATATTCTCGTGAAGAACTTGTCGGTAGAAACATACGGTCATTATCAGATATCATTGAAAAAGGAACTTTTTTTACGATGATTCAGAATAATATTAAGAGAAAACTTGGTATGTCTGTTGATCCTTACGAGGTAAAAATTATTACAAAAAAAGGAGATGTTCGGGATGTAGAAATCAATGCAGTTCCATATACTTTGGAGAATGGAACGCAAGGATTACTTGCGGTTTTACGGGATGTTACTCAACGGAAAAAAGCTGAAGCTACACTCATTGAAAATGAAGAGAGATATCGTTCTCTTTTCGAACAAACCTATGATATGATTCAAAGTGTTGATCTGCAGGGGCATTTTATGTATGTTAACCCTGCGTGGATGGCAATTCTAGGATATTCAAAAGAAGAGTTATCGAAACTTGTTTTAACTGATATTATCCATGCGGAAGATCTTCCGAAATGTGTCGAGTTGTTCTCTCGTGTTCTCGGCGGAGAAAAAATTCAACATATCGAAACGAAGTTTATTACTAAAGATGGTGCTGCTGTTCTTGTAGAAGGAAACGCAATTCCAAGATATTGTCGTGGGAAAGTTATTGGTACTCAAGGAATCTTTCGTGATATAACTCAAAGAAAAAAAGCAGAAACTGAATTGAAAAAAAGTGAAAAAAGATTTCGTGATCTTGCTGAACTTCTCCCTGAGTCAATCTTTGAGTCAGATCTTCAAGGGAAAATAACGTATGGTAATAAAAAAGCGTTTACACTTTTTGGATATGAACCATCTGATCTTGATAAAGGATTATATATTACTCAGCTTCTTGATCCAAAAGAACTACAAAAATTTAAAGAAAACTATTATAATACTCTTTCGGGGAAAAGTTCTCACGGAAATGAATATATTTTTGTTAAAAAAGATGGAACAAAAATTCCAATGATGATCTATTCAGTACCAATCTATGAGGACACTAGCGTAGTTGGAACACGCGGTGTTGCTGTTGATTTAACTGAATTAAAAAAAGCATATACTGAAATTGAACAGTTATTAAAAATGAAAGACGAATTTATCAATCAGCTTGGCCATGATTTAAAAACTCCGTTATCCCCGTTGGTTAACCTACTCCCTATGGTACTTGAGCGGGAACAGGATGCAAAATCACGGGAACGATTACAAGTTGCAATTTCATGTGTCAATTATATGAAGGACCTCGTAGTAAAAACCATTGAACTTGCAAAACTTAATTCTGATAAGATTGAGTTTGAATTCGAAACGGTTGATATCGGTTCACTAGTTCAATCTATTATCAATCGTGATAAGTATCTTTTTGAAGGAAAACAAATTACCATTGAAAATCATATCACGTCTCCATTGTTGGTTACTGTCGATAGATTACGCATCGAAGAAGTGTTTGATAATCTACTTTCAAATGCACGAAAATATACTGTTCAACATCCTGGAAAAATCATACTTCGATCTTCAATAACTAACGACACTCTCACCATCTCGGTTACAGACACGGGTGTTGGGTTACGAGAAGATCAACGCGAACTCATCTTTCAAGAATTTTACAAAGGTGATTCATCTCGTCATGAGCTTGATTCAAGCGGTCTTGGATTGTCTATTACAAAACGCATTATCGAAAAACATGGTGGAAAGATATGGGCAGAAAGCCCAGGAATTGGAAAGGGGACAACGATGTTTTTCACGTTGCCCATGAATAAAAGGAAAGATACATAA
- a CDS encoding methyl-accepting chemotaxis protein, whose translation MGKWNDMKISKKLVIGFVTLIVLTAAVGIVGYNALGTAALTSETTNDAAWIVADTIELRRQVNNYMLYGEDVYVTNANKQLTTISDRITEMKTMIIDSQIQGILDGMATPLANYKTHLDTYIAKTESNANEVLPEWTAIGAAFNAEIAKIRTLTTPGSTVSEQSHVVEAKFILHRVAALDYIRTPTEEKWTAFDTAMTATQTEAAKLLTLAAAAGNTELKTEADNVVNHISRYLAQANIYHQNEVAKAAALEGMVEAGSKIMGSSQQGDTYYGGAYLIVSIAHEQQAAAQLQANMMIIVFLGLSIAIGVILAWTITRSITKPLATIGSELKQLAETGDLSKRCSIKSTNEIGLMAASLNEMLDNVAQPVAQIATSAGYIAQGDLTQDIAVEGVKGDVKKLADGFKTMLDGLRETITAVKNSTEQVASSAEELSSSAEEVNASMEEVSSTIQQVATGSQNTAKDSETMLRQAQQAGESSAKGQQAAQDVSQKMELIKKTTLEGAQKIAALGEKSKEIGQIVNTINQISEQTNLLALNAAIEAARAGEAGRGFAVVADEVRKLAEESSQATQQISNLIQGIQAEIESAVRSMGENTKQVEEGGKGVAAAVAAFELLPTVINAVNKSAQEVGAVAQENASGAEEVSASIQEVTSSMQQVSSAAQQMASIASDLKNIVSKFKLDGEKTTTSTSSWEHKNTSPTTTSSPVSSSQPVVHQPVKKTLLHHRQQQEKHWKSNPAAEASTAVETPKNPEIKS comes from the coding sequence ATGGGAAAATGGAATGATATGAAAATAAGTAAGAAGCTGGTGATCGGATTTGTGACCCTAATCGTATTAACTGCAGCAGTTGGTATCGTGGGATATAATGCGCTTGGTACGGCAGCGTTAACTAGTGAAACAACGAATGATGCAGCGTGGATTGTTGCTGATACTATTGAACTTCGAAGGCAGGTCAACAATTACATGTTATATGGTGAGGACGTCTATGTTACCAATGCAAATAAACAGCTGACAACGATTAGTGATCGAATAACTGAAATGAAAACAATGATTATTGATTCGCAGATACAAGGAATTCTTGATGGAATGGCAACGCCGCTTGCAAATTATAAAACTCATCTTGATACCTACATTGCTAAAACAGAATCAAATGCCAATGAGGTTTTACCTGAATGGACTGCTATAGGAGCAGCGTTCAATGCTGAGATTGCAAAAATCAGAACCTTAACAACACCTGGAAGTACTGTAAGCGAACAATCACATGTGGTTGAAGCTAAATTCATTTTACACCGGGTAGCAGCTCTCGACTATATTAGAACACCTACTGAAGAGAAATGGACCGCATTTGATACAGCAATGACTGCAACACAAACTGAAGCAGCGAAACTTTTAACTTTAGCTGCAGCTGCAGGAAACACAGAACTTAAAACAGAAGCAGATAACGTTGTAAATCATATTTCTCGATATTTAGCACAAGCAAATATATATCATCAAAATGAAGTCGCAAAAGCAGCCGCCCTCGAAGGTATGGTTGAAGCAGGCAGCAAAATCATGGGAAGCAGTCAGCAAGGAGATACCTATTATGGCGGTGCGTATCTGATCGTATCGATTGCCCATGAGCAACAGGCAGCAGCACAACTCCAGGCAAACATGATGATCATCGTATTTCTTGGATTATCCATAGCAATAGGTGTGATTCTTGCATGGACCATTACCCGTTCAATCACCAAACCACTTGCAACCATCGGCAGCGAACTCAAACAACTTGCAGAAACCGGTGATCTCTCAAAACGATGCAGTATTAAAAGTACTAATGAAATCGGTCTTATGGCAGCATCGTTAAATGAGATGCTTGATAACGTTGCTCAACCTGTCGCGCAGATAGCAACTTCTGCAGGTTATATCGCTCAAGGAGATCTCACGCAGGATATCGCTGTTGAGGGTGTCAAAGGCGATGTAAAGAAACTTGCTGATGGATTTAAGACGATGCTCGATGGACTTCGAGAAACGATAACTGCAGTTAAAAATAGTACTGAGCAGGTTGCAAGTAGCGCTGAAGAACTCTCCTCAAGTGCAGAGGAAGTCAATGCAAGTATGGAGGAAGTTTCAAGTACCATTCAACAAGTCGCAACAGGTTCACAGAACACAGCAAAAGACTCAGAGACCATGCTTCGACAAGCTCAGCAAGCAGGAGAATCCTCGGCGAAAGGTCAACAAGCCGCACAAGACGTTAGTCAAAAAATGGAACTAATTAAGAAAACCACTTTGGAAGGTGCTCAGAAAATTGCAGCGCTTGGTGAAAAATCCAAGGAAATCGGACAAATCGTCAACACCATTAATCAGATCAGTGAACAAACCAATCTGCTTGCATTGAATGCTGCAATTGAAGCAGCACGTGCTGGCGAAGCAGGTCGTGGTTTTGCCGTCGTTGCTGATGAAGTCAGAAAACTTGCGGAGGAGTCAAGTCAGGCAACTCAACAAATCTCCAACCTCATCCAAGGAATTCAAGCAGAAATCGAAAGCGCGGTTCGCAGTATGGGCGAAAATACGAAACAAGTTGAAGAAGGCGGAAAAGGTGTCGCTGCAGCAGTCGCCGCATTTGAACTGTTGCCAACAGTGATTAATGCAGTGAACAAATCAGCTCAGGAAGTCGGAGCGGTTGCACAGGAAAACGCAAGCGGCGCTGAAGAAGTCAGTGCATCAATTCAAGAAGTCACCTCGTCAATGCAGCAGGTTTCCAGCGCAGCACAACAGATGGCATCAATTGCCAGTGATCTCAAAAACATCGTTTCAAAGTTCAAGCTCGATGGAGAAAAAACAACAACATCTACTTCGTCGTGGGAGCATAAAAATACGTCTCCCACCACAACATCATCACCGGTGTCATCATCGCAGCCAGTCGTACATCAACCTGTGAAAAAAACTTTACTGCATCATCGGCAGCAGCAGGAGAAACATTGGAAAAGCAATCCTGCTGCTGAAGCATCAACTGCGGTCGAGACTCCGAAGAATCCTGAGATTAAAAGTTAA
- a CDS encoding RtcB family protein: MSWNGPLEKLDQFRFRIPQSYRGEQGTLSMRTQAVIYAHDDMIPAIRSDNALEQAANVAMLPGIVGSSLAMPDIHWGYGFPIGGVAATHADEGVISPGGVGYDINCGCRLVRTNLYHKDLDHKTIRSLVDTLFVNIPSGLGSTAKVRLTHKELEDVLRFGAQWAVDQGFGWHEDIEFLEENGCLQHADIQAVSHEAKQRGAPQLGSLGAGNHFLEIQQVAEIYDVKAAQAYGISSPGQIMIMIHTGSRGFGHQVCTDYLQILERAVKKYNIVLPDKQLACAPVHSKEGEQYFKAMACAANFAWCNRQMIVHWIRESFEKILHRTADDLDMHIVYDVSHNIAKLEEHTVDGKKQKVYVHRKGATRSFGPGSSDIPQKYRAVGQPVLIPGDMGTESYVLRGTGTIETFASTCHGAGRLLSRHEALKRWRGEHILKDLQEKGIYVHPASLKVLAEEAPGSYKNVREVVNVAHGAGIACKVARLVPLGVVKG; the protein is encoded by the coding sequence ATGTCGTGGAATGGTCCTCTCGAAAAACTCGATCAATTTCGTTTTCGAATTCCTCAATCATATCGCGGTGAGCAAGGTACGCTTTCGATGAGGACACAAGCGGTTATTTATGCTCATGATGACATGATCCCAGCGATTCGGAGTGACAACGCGTTGGAACAAGCAGCAAATGTTGCTATGTTACCCGGTATTGTTGGGTCGTCATTAGCGATGCCTGATATTCATTGGGGGTATGGTTTTCCAATTGGTGGAGTTGCAGCAACCCATGCTGACGAAGGTGTTATTTCACCAGGTGGTGTTGGATATGATATTAATTGCGGCTGTCGATTAGTCAGAACAAATCTTTATCATAAGGATCTCGATCATAAAACCATTCGATCTCTCGTTGATACATTATTTGTAAATATACCTTCAGGTCTTGGATCAACAGCAAAAGTACGTTTGACCCATAAAGAACTTGAAGATGTTCTTCGTTTCGGTGCACAATGGGCTGTTGACCAGGGTTTTGGTTGGCATGAAGATATAGAATTTCTTGAAGAGAACGGTTGCCTCCAACATGCAGATATCCAAGCAGTATCTCATGAAGCAAAACAGCGAGGAGCTCCCCAGCTTGGTTCGCTTGGTGCAGGGAATCATTTTCTTGAGATTCAACAGGTAGCTGAAATCTATGATGTGAAAGCAGCACAAGCCTATGGAATTAGCTCACCAGGTCAAATCATGATCATGATTCACACAGGATCTCGTGGTTTTGGCCATCAGGTATGTACTGATTATCTTCAAATTTTGGAACGAGCAGTAAAAAAGTACAATATTGTTCTTCCTGATAAACAACTCGCCTGCGCTCCAGTTCATTCAAAAGAAGGTGAACAGTATTTTAAAGCAATGGCGTGTGCTGCGAATTTTGCCTGGTGTAACCGTCAGATGATTGTTCATTGGATTCGAGAATCTTTTGAAAAGATTCTTCATCGAACTGCTGACGATTTAGATATGCATATTGTGTACGACGTGTCGCATAATATTGCAAAACTTGAAGAACATACTGTTGATGGAAAAAAACAAAAGGTGTATGTTCATCGAAAAGGTGCTACTCGATCATTTGGTCCTGGGAGTAGTGACATACCTCAGAAGTATCGTGCGGTTGGTCAGCCGGTTCTGATTCCAGGAGATATGGGGACTGAAAGTTATGTTCTCCGGGGAACAGGGACCATTGAAACGTTTGCTTCAACATGTCATGGTGCAGGACGGCTGCTGTCCCGTCATGAAGCATTAAAACGCTGGCGTGGAGAACATATCTTGAAAGATTTGCAGGAGAAAGGCATTTATGTACATCCTGCGAGTTTAAAAGTATTGGCTGAAGAGGCACCAGGTTCATATAAAAATGTACGTGAAGTTGTCAATGTTGCGCATGGTGCTGGTATTGCATGTAAGGTTGCACGGCTCGTCCCGTTGGGTGTAGTGAAAGGATAA